A stretch of Vespula vulgaris chromosome 15, iyVesVulg1.1, whole genome shotgun sequence DNA encodes these proteins:
- the LOC127069345 gene encoding activated Cdc42 kinase-like isoform X7: protein MDAQGGMSRNVGPGLYEFLMEAELQQYYPGIRGDLKVQTTAQLKYVTEEDLNAIGMSKPEMRRLKKYFQKHFPQNYLSKFKKMLLPKREEQTPSALGMLPEERQDRPPVRVPNKHMIPADAIIVNKELGTGEFGVVQQGVWTNDGERIQVAIKCLSRERMQNNPIEFLKEAAIMHSIDHEHIVRLYGVVLDTNSLMLVTELAPLRSLLECLKEPSLRASFPVLSLCDFAVQIADGMQYLEAKRLIHRDLAARNILVFSKNKVKISDFGLSRALGVGKDYYQTNFNVNLKLPIAWCAPECISYLKFTSASDVWAYGVTLWEMFSYGFQPWAALTGHQILEAIDEPNFQRLEQPECCPKDYFSLMQQCWQHEPSKRPKFSELINLLPDLKPEQVQAVQDSTEAGQLVYRQGDIITVLDKGSSNTMWKGVLNNGKTGIFNPAHTIAYLGSNLPSNKPGEFTRGDGKNAFSSQRRKIRTDMISSPQGDLKHTGHVGLDGAYFGDISFLGGKYPHLPRQVVTPYKPQEDVTDNSSQILNQDVRSLEIDRETLRDSRALQQEQQSKHDSLWSDVNSEMCQLGSVSNPSKQAAVVSSNPIGNIESLGADHEYHEISDEENQDSPLRFDKTLNFDFGPSLLAEMDQMFRSLGSSAPPPPPGHPLPTEHESSNARNELREIQAKQCSKKKQATVSPINVKPISAADQKTLYSAIAMAQELTARSMTDLEHPPESPRTPASPSRRRKFSFKLPHQHSPKPDRRHFSEEAARIPDMQATLSEEAKEVYNSLVETPAIESAQDTNPLRMLRSGLPVVRPRVRGNKHATLGHSMSHPEDASSEHAFQFVDMHHGGAKTLPKIRAPPPPHLPPPLPQTRSLERHHSALEIENNQNQSNVDENPIPLPPRDRSKTLQPKSSLPRHQRKHPLIIPGGGVTRTLAKMAVTTPPALEDQVDGNFLLQYANSPTTSTSTLQESYSPEVSTNSPEEFEQRIESELAALDSLPMDESKMHRCSVISEDLLEFSDNLIDPEDTGSCTTENVSEETNDSVDVGVRRKISVESKNSQKSVASKSLEEETETGLPSRNSTTSSSSRSEDSSLSNKNESPSVTSIARSSQPTSARGGGSSSHQKRSFNCTLQIERSFAEESSVIASTGTTTQYNANTVKSSGSDNANRKDPSCCNNDNYLTSNTKSYDREESDKLVVARNSDLSRQSDHVSCEDLLEFACDGPNARRTRGPRNGEQSDEVRIMLKVLHDQSTPESCIAALNVTGWDVLTAIKLERLQGLLKRENNFVGLEDCKLMLSQCGGDVVKAAALLRNTDDTAAV, encoded by the exons ATGG ATGCGCAAGGAGGAATGTCGCGCAACGTCGGTCCTGGACTTTATGAATTTCTTATGGAGGCAGAATTGCAACAGTATTATCCAGGTATTCGGG GGGACCTAAAAGTTCAAACAACGGCGCAGTTAAAATATGTGACCGAAGAAGATTTGAATGCCATAGGAATGAGTAAACCTGAAATGAGACgcttaaagaaatattttcaaaagcaCTTTCCTCAAAATTATCTGTCAAAGTTCAAGAAGATGTTACTACCAAAGCGCGAAGAACAAACACCCAGTGCTCTTGGTATGTTACCGGAGGAAAGGCAGGATAGGCCTCCGGTACGCGTTCCTAACAAGCACATGATTCCTGCCGATGCGATAATAGTGAACAAGGAGTTAGGGACAGGAGAATTTGGAGTCGTACAACAAGGCGTATGGACCAACGACGGCGAAAGGATACAAGTTGCAATAAAGTGTTTATCGCGAGAGAGAATGCAGAATAATCccatagaatttttaaaagaagctGCCATTATGCACTCCATCGATCACGAACACATAGTAAGATTATACGGAGTTGTTTTGGATACAAATTCATTGATGCTAGTAACGGAATTAGCGCCATTGCGTTCTCTACTAGAGTGTTTGAAGGAGCCGAGTTTACGGGCCAGTTTTCCCGTTTTGTCGCTATGCGATTTCGCCGTTCAAATAGCCGATGGAATGCAATACTTGGAAGCAAAGAGACTGATACATCGAGATTTAGCCGCAAGGAATATCCTTGTCTTTTCTAAGAACAAAGTTAAGATATCAGATTTTGGATTGTCCCGTGCGCTCGGCGTCGGTAAAGATTATTATCAGACGAACTTCAACGTGAATTTAAAATTACCGATCGCGTGGTGCGCTCCGGAATGCATATCTTACTTGAAGTTTACATCCGCCAGCGATGTATGGGCGTACGGCGTGACCCTTTGGGAAATGTTCAGTTATGGATTTCAACCGTGGGCCGCGCTTACGGGTCATCAAATTCTAGAAGCCATCGACGAACCAAATTTTCAAAGACTCGAACAACCAGAATGTTGCccgaaagattatttttcattgatgcAACAATGCTGGCAGCACGAGCCGTCCAAACGGCCGAAATTTTCCGAATTGATCAATTTGTTGCCGGACTTAAAGCCGGAGCAAGTCCAAGCTGTGCAGGACAGCACGGAAGCGGGACAATTGGTCTATAGACAAGGCGATATAATAACCGTGCTGGACAAAGGTAGTAGCAATACCATGTGGAAGGGCGTCTTAAACAATGGGAAAACGGGGATCTTTAATCCCGCCCACACGATAGCATATCTTGGGTCGAATTTACCGAGCAACAAGCCAGGAGAATTTACAAGAGGCGACGGGAAAAACGCCTTTTCCTCTCAACGCAGGAAAATTCGTACGGATATGATATCTTCTCCTCAGGGCGATTTGAAACACACCGGTCACGTTGGCCTGGACGGAGCATATTTCGGTGATATCAGTTTTCTCGGTGGCAAGTACCCACATTTACCGCGTCAAGTGGTAACCCCCTATAAGCCGCAGGAAGATGTAACGGATAATTCTAGTCAAATTTTAAATCAGGATGTAAGAAGtttagagatagacagagaaactTTGAGGGATAGCAGGGCTTTGCAACAAGAACAGCAAAGTAAACATG ACAGTTTATGGTCCGACGTTAATTCCGAGATGTGCCAATTGGGAAGCGTTTCTAACCCGAGCAAACAAGCTGCCGTCGTGTCGTCAAATCCGATCGGTAATATCGAAAGTCTCGGTGCCGACCACGAATACCACGAGATCAGCGACGAGGAGAATCAAGACAGTCCGTTGAGATTCGACAAAACGCTAAACTTTGACTTTGGCCCGAGCCTTTTGGCTGAGATGGATCAAATGTTTAGGTCTCTGG GTTCTTCCGCTCCTCCACCGCCGCCCGGGCACCCTTTACCTACCGAACACGAATCGAGCAACGCAAGAAACGAACTTCGGGAAATACAGGCAAAGCAATGCAGCAAGAAGAAACAAGCGACCGTGAGTCCCATAAAT gTGAAGCCTATCTCTGCAGCCGATCAGAAAACACTCTACTCGGCCATTGCTATGGCACAGGAATTGACAGCACGTTCCATGACAGATCTTGAACATCCACCGGAGTCTCCCCGAACACCCGCCAGTCCTTCAAGACGcagaaaattctcttttaagTTGCCACATCAACACAGTCCCAAACCAGACAGACGACACTTTTCAGAAGAAGCAGCCAGAATACCTGACATGCAG GCGACGTTGTCGGAGGAAGCCAAGGAGGTGTACAACAGCCTGGTCGAAACACCAGCGATCGAAAGCGCACAAGACACGAATCCTCTTCGTATGTTGCGTTCGGGATTGCCTGTGGTGAGACCAAGAGTTCGTGGTAACAAGCACGCGACCCTTGGCCACAGTATGTCCCATCCGGAGGACGCATCTTCGGAACACGCTTTTCAATTTGTGGATATGCATCACGGCGGAGCAAAAACCTTGCCAAAGATTCGAGCACCGCCACCTCCTCATCTGCCACCTCCCTTACCTCAAACTCGAAGCTTGGAGAGGCATCACTCCGCTTTGGAGATCGAGAACAATCAGAATCAGAGTAACGTCGACGAAAATCCGATACCATTGCCGCCGCGAGATCGTTCGAAAACGTTACAACCGAAATCGAGCTTGCCCAGACATCAAAGGAAACATCCGTTGATCATACCGGGTGGAGGAGTGACGAGGACCCTCGCCAAAATGGCCGTCACGACGCCGCCCGCTCTGGAGGATCAAGTCGACGGTAATTTTCTCCTTCAATATGCGAATTCACCGACCACCAGTACCTCCACCCTGCAGGAGAGCTACTCTCCGGAAGTTTCGACCAACAG TCCGGAAGAATTCGAGCAGCGCATCGAGTCGGAGCTTGCCGCTCTGGATTCTTTGCCCATGGACGAAAGCAAGATGCATCGTTGCAGCGTCATCTCGGAGGATCTACTCGAGTTCTCTGACAATCTGATCGATCCCGAGGATACAGGATCCTGTACTACTGAGAACGTATCGGAGGAAACGAACGATTCCGTTGACGTTGGCGTTAGGAGAAAGATCAGCGTTGAGTCGAAAAATTCGCAAAAAAGCGTCGCTTCGAAATCCCTCGAGGAAGAGACCGAGACGGGGCTGCCCAGTAGAAACTCCACTACGTCTAGCTCGAGCAGATCGGAGGACTCGAGTCTCTCAAATAAGAACGAATCTCCTAGCGTAACTTCGATCGCAAGGTCGTCCCAGCCGACGAGCGCGAGAGGAGGAGGATCGTCGAGCCATCAAAAAAGATCTTTCAACTGTACGCTTCAGATAGAACGGTCCTTTGCGGAGGAATCCAGCGTGATCGCTAGCACCGGTACCACCACGCAGTACAACGCAAATACCGTGAAATCCTCTGGATCGGACAACGCGAATCGCAAAGATCCTAGTTGCTGTAACAACGACAACTATCTTACGTCCAATACGAAATCGTACGATCGCGAAGAATCGGATAAATTGGTAGTCGCGCGTAACAGCGATCTTTCGCGACAATCCGATCACGTTTCCTGCGAGGATCTTTTAGAGTTCGCTTGCGACGGTCCGAACGCTCGCAGAACACGTGGTCCGCGTAACGGCGAACAGTCCGACGAAGTGAGAATCATGTTGAAGGTTTTGCACGATCAATCGACTCCCGAGTCCTGCATAGCGGCCTTGAACGTCACCGGCTGGGACGTCTTGACGGCGATAAAGCTCGAACGTCTTCAAGGCTTGTTGAAAAGGGAGAACAATTTTGTCGGTCTCGAGGATTGCAAGCTGATGCTCAGCCAGTGCGGCGGGGACGTCGTTAAAGCGGCCGCCTTGCTACGAAACACCGATGATACCGCTGCGGTTTAA
- the LOC127069345 gene encoding activated Cdc42 kinase-like isoform X9, translating to MDAQGGMSRNVGPGLYEFLMEAELQQYYPGIRGDLKVQTTAQLKYVTEEDLNAIGMSKPEMRRLKKYFQKHFPQNYLSKFKKMLLPKREEQTPSALGMLPEERQDRPPVRVPNKHMIPADAIIVNKELGTGEFGVVQQGVWTNDGERIQVAIKCLSRERMQNNPIEFLKEAAIMHSIDHEHIVRLYGVVLDTNSLMLVTELAPLRSLLECLKEPSLRASFPVLSLCDFAVQIADGMQYLEAKRLIHRDLAARNILVFSKNKVKISDFGLSRALGVGKDYYQTNFNVNLKLPIAWCAPECISYLKFTSASDVWAYGVTLWEMFSYGFQPWAALTGHQILEAIDEPNFQRLEQPECCPKDYFSLMQQCWQHEPSKRPKFSELINLLPDLKPEQVQAVQDSTEAGQLVYRQGDIITVLDKGSSNTMWKGVLNNGKTGIFNPAHTIAYLGSNLPSNKPGEFTRGDGKNAFSSQRRKIRTDMISSPQGDLKHTGHVGLDGAYFGDISFLGGKYPHLPRQVVTPYKPQEDVTDNSSQILNQDVRSLEIDRETLRDSRALQQEQQSKHDSLWSDVNSEMCQLGSVSNPSKQAAVVSSNPIGNIESLGADHEYHEISDEENQDSPLRFDKTLNFDFGPSLLAEMDQMFRSLGSSAPPPPPGHPLPTEHESSNARNELREIQAKQCSKKKQATATLSEEAKEVYNSLVETPAIESAQDTNPLRMLRSGLPVVRPRVRGNKHATLGHSMSHPEDASSEHAFQFVDMHHGGAKTLPKIRAPPPPHLPPPLPQTRSLERHHSALEIENNQNQSNVDENPIPLPPRDRSKTLQPKSSLPRHQRKHPLIIPGGGVTRTLAKMAVTTPPALEDQVDGNFLLQYANSPTTSTSTLQESYSPEVSTNSPEEFEQRIESELAALDSLPMDESKMHRCSVISEDLLEFSDNLIDPEDTGSCTTENVSEETNDSVDVGVRRKISVESKNSQKSVASKSLEEETETGLPSRNSTTSSSSRSEDSSLSNKNESPSVTSIARSSQPTSARGGGSSSHQKRSFNCTLQIERSFAEESSVIASTGTTTQYNANTVKSSGSDNANRKDPSCCNNDNYLTSNTKSYDREESDKLVVARNSDLSRQSDHVSCEDLLEFACDGPNARRTRGPRNGEQSDEVRIMLKVLHDQSTPESCIAALNVTGWDVLTAIKLERLQGLLKRENNFVGLEDCKLMLSQCGGDVVKAAALLRNTDDTAAV from the exons ATGG ATGCGCAAGGAGGAATGTCGCGCAACGTCGGTCCTGGACTTTATGAATTTCTTATGGAGGCAGAATTGCAACAGTATTATCCAGGTATTCGGG GGGACCTAAAAGTTCAAACAACGGCGCAGTTAAAATATGTGACCGAAGAAGATTTGAATGCCATAGGAATGAGTAAACCTGAAATGAGACgcttaaagaaatattttcaaaagcaCTTTCCTCAAAATTATCTGTCAAAGTTCAAGAAGATGTTACTACCAAAGCGCGAAGAACAAACACCCAGTGCTCTTGGTATGTTACCGGAGGAAAGGCAGGATAGGCCTCCGGTACGCGTTCCTAACAAGCACATGATTCCTGCCGATGCGATAATAGTGAACAAGGAGTTAGGGACAGGAGAATTTGGAGTCGTACAACAAGGCGTATGGACCAACGACGGCGAAAGGATACAAGTTGCAATAAAGTGTTTATCGCGAGAGAGAATGCAGAATAATCccatagaatttttaaaagaagctGCCATTATGCACTCCATCGATCACGAACACATAGTAAGATTATACGGAGTTGTTTTGGATACAAATTCATTGATGCTAGTAACGGAATTAGCGCCATTGCGTTCTCTACTAGAGTGTTTGAAGGAGCCGAGTTTACGGGCCAGTTTTCCCGTTTTGTCGCTATGCGATTTCGCCGTTCAAATAGCCGATGGAATGCAATACTTGGAAGCAAAGAGACTGATACATCGAGATTTAGCCGCAAGGAATATCCTTGTCTTTTCTAAGAACAAAGTTAAGATATCAGATTTTGGATTGTCCCGTGCGCTCGGCGTCGGTAAAGATTATTATCAGACGAACTTCAACGTGAATTTAAAATTACCGATCGCGTGGTGCGCTCCGGAATGCATATCTTACTTGAAGTTTACATCCGCCAGCGATGTATGGGCGTACGGCGTGACCCTTTGGGAAATGTTCAGTTATGGATTTCAACCGTGGGCCGCGCTTACGGGTCATCAAATTCTAGAAGCCATCGACGAACCAAATTTTCAAAGACTCGAACAACCAGAATGTTGCccgaaagattatttttcattgatgcAACAATGCTGGCAGCACGAGCCGTCCAAACGGCCGAAATTTTCCGAATTGATCAATTTGTTGCCGGACTTAAAGCCGGAGCAAGTCCAAGCTGTGCAGGACAGCACGGAAGCGGGACAATTGGTCTATAGACAAGGCGATATAATAACCGTGCTGGACAAAGGTAGTAGCAATACCATGTGGAAGGGCGTCTTAAACAATGGGAAAACGGGGATCTTTAATCCCGCCCACACGATAGCATATCTTGGGTCGAATTTACCGAGCAACAAGCCAGGAGAATTTACAAGAGGCGACGGGAAAAACGCCTTTTCCTCTCAACGCAGGAAAATTCGTACGGATATGATATCTTCTCCTCAGGGCGATTTGAAACACACCGGTCACGTTGGCCTGGACGGAGCATATTTCGGTGATATCAGTTTTCTCGGTGGCAAGTACCCACATTTACCGCGTCAAGTGGTAACCCCCTATAAGCCGCAGGAAGATGTAACGGATAATTCTAGTCAAATTTTAAATCAGGATGTAAGAAGtttagagatagacagagaaactTTGAGGGATAGCAGGGCTTTGCAACAAGAACAGCAAAGTAAACATG ACAGTTTATGGTCCGACGTTAATTCCGAGATGTGCCAATTGGGAAGCGTTTCTAACCCGAGCAAACAAGCTGCCGTCGTGTCGTCAAATCCGATCGGTAATATCGAAAGTCTCGGTGCCGACCACGAATACCACGAGATCAGCGACGAGGAGAATCAAGACAGTCCGTTGAGATTCGACAAAACGCTAAACTTTGACTTTGGCCCGAGCCTTTTGGCTGAGATGGATCAAATGTTTAGGTCTCTGG GTTCTTCCGCTCCTCCACCGCCGCCCGGGCACCCTTTACCTACCGAACACGAATCGAGCAACGCAAGAAACGAACTTCGGGAAATACAGGCAAAGCAATGCAGCAAGAAGAAACAAGCGACC GCGACGTTGTCGGAGGAAGCCAAGGAGGTGTACAACAGCCTGGTCGAAACACCAGCGATCGAAAGCGCACAAGACACGAATCCTCTTCGTATGTTGCGTTCGGGATTGCCTGTGGTGAGACCAAGAGTTCGTGGTAACAAGCACGCGACCCTTGGCCACAGTATGTCCCATCCGGAGGACGCATCTTCGGAACACGCTTTTCAATTTGTGGATATGCATCACGGCGGAGCAAAAACCTTGCCAAAGATTCGAGCACCGCCACCTCCTCATCTGCCACCTCCCTTACCTCAAACTCGAAGCTTGGAGAGGCATCACTCCGCTTTGGAGATCGAGAACAATCAGAATCAGAGTAACGTCGACGAAAATCCGATACCATTGCCGCCGCGAGATCGTTCGAAAACGTTACAACCGAAATCGAGCTTGCCCAGACATCAAAGGAAACATCCGTTGATCATACCGGGTGGAGGAGTGACGAGGACCCTCGCCAAAATGGCCGTCACGACGCCGCCCGCTCTGGAGGATCAAGTCGACGGTAATTTTCTCCTTCAATATGCGAATTCACCGACCACCAGTACCTCCACCCTGCAGGAGAGCTACTCTCCGGAAGTTTCGACCAACAG TCCGGAAGAATTCGAGCAGCGCATCGAGTCGGAGCTTGCCGCTCTGGATTCTTTGCCCATGGACGAAAGCAAGATGCATCGTTGCAGCGTCATCTCGGAGGATCTACTCGAGTTCTCTGACAATCTGATCGATCCCGAGGATACAGGATCCTGTACTACTGAGAACGTATCGGAGGAAACGAACGATTCCGTTGACGTTGGCGTTAGGAGAAAGATCAGCGTTGAGTCGAAAAATTCGCAAAAAAGCGTCGCTTCGAAATCCCTCGAGGAAGAGACCGAGACGGGGCTGCCCAGTAGAAACTCCACTACGTCTAGCTCGAGCAGATCGGAGGACTCGAGTCTCTCAAATAAGAACGAATCTCCTAGCGTAACTTCGATCGCAAGGTCGTCCCAGCCGACGAGCGCGAGAGGAGGAGGATCGTCGAGCCATCAAAAAAGATCTTTCAACTGTACGCTTCAGATAGAACGGTCCTTTGCGGAGGAATCCAGCGTGATCGCTAGCACCGGTACCACCACGCAGTACAACGCAAATACCGTGAAATCCTCTGGATCGGACAACGCGAATCGCAAAGATCCTAGTTGCTGTAACAACGACAACTATCTTACGTCCAATACGAAATCGTACGATCGCGAAGAATCGGATAAATTGGTAGTCGCGCGTAACAGCGATCTTTCGCGACAATCCGATCACGTTTCCTGCGAGGATCTTTTAGAGTTCGCTTGCGACGGTCCGAACGCTCGCAGAACACGTGGTCCGCGTAACGGCGAACAGTCCGACGAAGTGAGAATCATGTTGAAGGTTTTGCACGATCAATCGACTCCCGAGTCCTGCATAGCGGCCTTGAACGTCACCGGCTGGGACGTCTTGACGGCGATAAAGCTCGAACGTCTTCAAGGCTTGTTGAAAAGGGAGAACAATTTTGTCGGTCTCGAGGATTGCAAGCTGATGCTCAGCCAGTGCGGCGGGGACGTCGTTAAAGCGGCCGCCTTGCTACGAAACACCGATGATACCGCTGCGGTTTAA